A genomic window from Panthera tigris isolate Pti1 chromosome B4, P.tigris_Pti1_mat1.1, whole genome shotgun sequence includes:
- the BTG1 gene encoding protein BTG1: MHPFYTRAATMIGEIAAAVSFISKFLRTKGLTSERQLQTFSQSLQELLAEHYKHHWFPEKPCKGSGYRCIRINHKMDPLIGQAAQRIGLSSQELFRLLPSELTLWVDPYEVSYRIGEDGSICVLYEASPAGGSTQNSSSVQMVDSRISCKEELLLGRTSPSKNYNMMTVSG; encoded by the exons atGCATCCCTTCTACACCCGGGCCGCCACCATGATAGGCGAGATCGCCGCCGCCGTGTCCTTCATCTCCAAGTTCCTCCGCACCAAGGGGCTCACGAGCGAGCGACAGCTGCAGACCTTCAGCCAGAGCCTGCAGGAGCTGCTGGCAG AACATTATAAACATCACTGGTTCCCAGAAAAGCCGTGCAAGGGATCAGGTTACCGTTGTATTCGCATCAACCATAAAATGGATCCTCTGATTGGACAGGCGGCACAGCGGATTGGACTGAGCAGTCAGGAGCTGTTCAGGCTTCTCCCAAGTGAACTCACTCTCTGGGTTGACCCCTACGAAGTGTCCTACAGAATTGGAGAGGATGGTTCCATCTGTGTGCTGTACGAAGCCTCACCAGCAGGAGGTAGCACTCAAAACAGCAGCAGCGTGCAAATGGTAGACAGCAGAATCAGCTGTAAGGAGGAACTTCTCTTGGGCAGAACAAGCCCTTCCAAAAACTACAATATGATGACTGTATCAGGTTAA